Proteins encoded together in one Sinorhizobium sp. B11 window:
- a CDS encoding carbohydrate ABC transporter permease yields MLSSSKVSSTFYGTSRHRMLLDRLIVHGLLIFFVLLALGPICVVILNSFKTTPAIFGGPFDLPTAATFSVDGYIRVFTRGNFLLNYRNSLIVTVSTIVLTVVLSALAAYGLTEYRLKITPVIAALFVVGIMLPIRLGTVPILKIMITWGLVDTLTALILVYTAMSIPIAVTLMMAYFRTVPTEIKEAARMDGAGEFRTFRIVLPVVKPGLAAVATLTMLPVWNDLWFPLILAPGKANQTVTLGVQQFVGQFLSDYPALLAALTLGVVPLVALYVIFSRQFIRGLSQGVGK; encoded by the coding sequence ATGTTATCGTCCAGCAAGGTTAGTTCCACCTTCTACGGCACGAGCCGCCACCGCATGTTGCTCGACCGGCTCATCGTCCACGGGCTGCTCATCTTCTTCGTGCTTCTGGCGCTCGGCCCGATCTGCGTCGTCATTCTGAATTCGTTCAAGACGACACCCGCCATTTTCGGCGGTCCCTTCGACCTGCCGACAGCGGCGACCTTCAGCGTCGACGGCTATATTCGTGTCTTCACCCGTGGCAATTTCTTGCTGAACTATCGCAACAGCCTGATCGTTACGGTCTCGACGATCGTGTTGACTGTGGTCCTTTCGGCGCTCGCCGCCTACGGCCTGACGGAATACCGTCTGAAGATCACGCCAGTGATCGCCGCGCTTTTCGTGGTCGGCATCATGCTGCCGATCCGCCTCGGCACCGTGCCGATCCTGAAGATCATGATCACCTGGGGCCTCGTCGATACGCTGACGGCGCTGATCCTGGTCTATACGGCGATGAGCATACCGATCGCGGTCACCCTGATGATGGCCTATTTCCGCACCGTGCCGACGGAGATCAAGGAAGCGGCGCGCATGGATGGCGCGGGCGAATTCCGAACCTTCCGCATCGTGCTGCCAGTGGTCAAACCTGGCCTTGCTGCAGTCGCGACGCTGACCATGCTGCCGGTCTGGAACGACCTCTGGTTCCCGCTGATCCTGGCGCCTGGCAAGGCCAACCAGACTGTGACGCTCGGTGTTCAGCAGTTTGTCGGTCAGTTTCTCAGCGACTATCCGGCCCTTCTTGCCGCATTGACGCTTGGCGTCGTGCCACTCGTCGCGCTCTACGTGATTTTCTCGCGGCAGTTCATCAGAGGGCTCAGCCAAGGCGTCGGCAAATAG
- a CDS encoding ABC transporter substrate-binding protein produces the protein MLSRHELLNGALVSVAALMMAGSALAEDVTIKLGSWRTEDIAVWQDKIIPAFEAKNPGIKVEFAPVNTNEYNAAMQSQIEAGAGPDLLTCRPFDVNREWIGRGYFDSLADFDAIKNFDETSKAAWTDAKGAPYCLPVAAVLAGFYYNIDIFKELGLEVPKTADEFVKVLQKIKDSGKYEPLAYGSAESWQLAYNGLYNIGPSYWNGEEGRLGLIDGTKKLTDPEFVEAFKAFAAWKAFLPKGQASLQYADMTQLFTIGRAAILPDGSWNINQVTSTGLNVGVFGPPAAKEGGQRYLQEMPDMAIGINAASKHKDAAKTFLAWLGTPEFQELYVNAAPGFFAMSSTPVAYTNALAQKFADLKTGAKLTPRLALDRLSAGNPPLDDEIWRVLQTMMIGDDVTPEKAAAELQAGLASWYAPQKK, from the coding sequence ATGCTTTCAAGGCATGAATTGCTGAACGGCGCCTTGGTGTCAGTCGCGGCCCTGATGATGGCCGGCAGTGCGCTGGCAGAAGATGTCACGATCAAGCTCGGCAGCTGGCGGACGGAAGACATTGCTGTCTGGCAAGACAAGATCATACCCGCCTTCGAAGCCAAAAATCCCGGCATCAAAGTCGAGTTCGCGCCGGTCAACACCAATGAATATAACGCAGCAATGCAATCCCAGATTGAGGCTGGCGCCGGCCCGGATCTCCTGACCTGCCGTCCCTTCGACGTCAATCGCGAATGGATCGGTCGCGGTTATTTCGACTCGCTTGCCGATTTCGATGCGATCAAGAATTTCGACGAGACATCGAAAGCCGCCTGGACGGATGCAAAGGGTGCGCCCTATTGCCTGCCCGTCGCCGCGGTGCTCGCCGGCTTCTACTATAATATCGATATTTTCAAGGAACTGGGCCTCGAGGTGCCGAAGACGGCTGATGAGTTCGTCAAGGTGCTGCAGAAGATCAAGGACAGCGGCAAGTACGAACCGCTTGCCTATGGTTCCGCCGAATCCTGGCAGCTCGCCTATAACGGCCTCTACAATATCGGCCCGTCTTACTGGAATGGTGAAGAGGGCCGGCTCGGCCTGATCGATGGTACGAAGAAACTGACCGATCCGGAATTCGTCGAAGCCTTCAAGGCCTTCGCGGCCTGGAAGGCTTTCCTGCCGAAAGGCCAGGCGAGCCTGCAATATGCCGACATGACGCAGCTCTTCACGATCGGTCGCGCGGCGATCCTTCCCGATGGCTCATGGAACATCAATCAGGTGACCTCGACGGGCCTCAATGTCGGCGTCTTCGGCCCGCCGGCGGCCAAGGAGGGTGGTCAGCGCTACCTGCAGGAAATGCCTGACATGGCGATCGGCATCAATGCGGCCAGCAAGCACAAGGATGCCGCAAAGACTTTCCTCGCCTGGCTTGGGACGCCGGAGTTCCAGGAACTCTACGTCAATGCCGCGCCCGGCTTCTTTGCCATGAGCAGCACACCCGTTGCCTATACCAATGCGCTGGCGCAGAAATTCGCCGACCTGAAGACGGGCGCCAAGCTGACCCCGCGCCTGGCGCTGGACCGTCTGAGCGCAGGCAACCCGCCGCTCGATGACGAAATCTGGCGCGTGCTGCAGACGATGATGATCGGTGACGACGTCACACCGGAAAAGGCGGCAGCCGAACTGCAGGCCGGTCTTGCATCCTGGTACGCACCGCAGAAGAAGTAA
- a CDS encoding GntR family transcriptional regulator, which translates to MIGIEGQAAPLQSDSPEPLWQQAAKAIMKEIAAGKLVSGSRLPPERDLLTRLSISRVTLRRALQSLVTDGVLVSSHGRGWYIATEAHQEFPQTLESFSETAARLGLAPSSEVLRAEEAPASLDEAEELGIAPGGPVFHLDRVRMLDGVPVAVDQSFFPSIRGLDMSAIDFKTASLFRLLSGAGFDLARAESTIEAQAADKTLARHLGIEQGMPILAMRQLVEDGNGRPVMASTIRYAGDRYRLRTSFSRTGKAGS; encoded by the coding sequence ATGATCGGAATTGAAGGCCAGGCGGCTCCCTTGCAGTCGGATTCTCCGGAACCGTTGTGGCAGCAGGCTGCAAAGGCGATCATGAAGGAAATCGCTGCGGGCAAACTGGTCTCGGGAAGCCGGTTGCCGCCGGAGCGCGATCTCCTGACGCGGCTTTCGATCAGCCGCGTGACGCTGCGACGCGCTTTGCAGAGTCTGGTGACGGACGGCGTGCTGGTCTCTTCGCACGGCCGCGGCTGGTATATTGCGACGGAAGCGCATCAGGAATTCCCGCAGACGCTGGAATCCTTCAGCGAGACGGCTGCCCGCCTTGGCCTTGCACCATCATCGGAGGTGCTGCGGGCCGAAGAGGCGCCGGCGAGCCTCGACGAGGCGGAAGAACTCGGCATCGCACCCGGTGGGCCGGTCTTTCATCTCGATCGTGTCCGGATGCTCGACGGCGTACCTGTGGCAGTCGATCAGTCGTTCTTTCCGTCAATCCGCGGGCTCGACATGTCCGCGATCGACTTCAAGACGGCGTCGCTGTTTCGCCTTCTGAGCGGAGCGGGCTTCGACCTTGCCCGCGCAGAATCGACAATCGAGGCGCAGGCGGCGGACAAGACGCTCGCCCGGCATCTCGGCATCGAACAGGGCATGCCGATCCTTGCCATGCGCCAGTTGGTCGAAGACGGCAATGGACGTCCGGTCATGGCCTCGACGATCCGTTATGCCGGCGACCGCTATCGCCTGCGCACCTCCTTTTCACGCACCGGTAAAGCGGGCAGCTGA
- a CDS encoding Gfo/Idh/MocA family oxidoreductase: MIGVGLLGSGFIGECYADALLDVRNAELRACFSRSTARASEFAQKWNVTAHSDMDGLCADPAVDIVIIALPNEIHLEATRTAARHGKAVICTKPLARTEAEAAVMLKVVIEAGIWHGYAESSVFSPNTAKAYEMVKAGGIGRLLTMRAREAHSGPHAPHFWDAETAGGGALLDMGCHTVESARHFFGKDNPVTEVMAWGSTMVHGDKTTGEDAAIALLKFAGGELATIESSWIEKGGMQLRHELVGSEGRIVTDSSVGPVWGFVGKPVGYTVEKADAETGWVYPVPEETRAYGFSQQMRHFIDCFAAGRTPSETYEDGVIVNRIIDACYRSMKTRQWEKVAVGL, from the coding sequence ATGATTGGTGTCGGACTGCTGGGGTCGGGGTTTATCGGCGAATGTTATGCCGACGCGCTGCTTGATGTGCGCAATGCGGAGTTGCGCGCCTGCTTTTCCCGCAGCACCGCCCGCGCTAGTGAATTTGCGCAAAAATGGAACGTGACTGCTCATTCCGACATGGATGGTCTCTGCGCCGATCCGGCCGTCGACATCGTGATCATCGCGCTCCCGAACGAAATCCATCTCGAAGCGACGAGAACCGCCGCCAGGCACGGGAAGGCGGTCATCTGCACCAAGCCGCTCGCCCGCACGGAGGCCGAGGCGGCAGTCATGCTCAAGGTGGTGATCGAAGCGGGTATCTGGCACGGATATGCCGAAAGCTCGGTCTTTTCTCCCAATACCGCCAAGGCCTACGAGATGGTGAAGGCCGGCGGCATCGGCAGGCTTTTGACGATGCGCGCCCGCGAAGCCCATTCCGGCCCGCATGCTCCGCATTTCTGGGACGCCGAAACGGCGGGCGGTGGCGCCTTGCTTGACATGGGATGCCACACTGTAGAATCAGCAAGACACTTCTTCGGCAAGGATAATCCCGTAACCGAAGTCATGGCCTGGGGTTCGACGATGGTGCACGGCGACAAGACGACCGGCGAGGACGCCGCGATCGCCCTCCTGAAGTTTGCAGGCGGAGAGTTGGCGACCATCGAATCGTCCTGGATCGAAAAGGGCGGCATGCAGTTGCGCCACGAACTCGTCGGCTCTGAAGGCCGCATCGTGACGGACAGCTCCGTCGGCCCCGTCTGGGGCTTCGTCGGAAAGCCGGTGGGCTACACGGTCGAAAAGGCGGATGCCGAAACCGGGTGGGTCTATCCCGTGCCCGAGGAGACCCGCGCCTATGGTTTCTCCCAGCAGATGCGCCATTTCATCGATTGTTTTGCGGCCGGCAGAACCCCGTCCGAAACCTATGAAGACGGTGTGATCGTCAACAGGATCATCGATGCCTGCTATCGATCCATGAAAACCAGGCAGTGGGAAAAGGTTGCGGTGGGCCTATGA
- the ugpB gene encoding sn-glycerol-3-phosphate ABC transporter substrate-binding protein UgpB — translation MNKAACYLSAGLLSLSLSAPAMAATKIQWWHAMGGENGAKLEEIAKGFNASQSDYEIVPVFKGTYDETLTGAIAAFRANQQPAIVQVYEVGTGTMMAAQGAIYPVYQLMKDEGEAWDQSQFIAPVVGYYSDTNGNVLSLPFNSSTPIMYYNKDIFKKAGLDPETPPKTWADVEAFSRKIMQSGAAKCGFTSAWISWIQTENLNALHDKPYSTKANGFGGLDAEFTFNNDLTVRHWDNLKKWQDEGLFKFGGPGGGDNAPPMFYSQECAMYMNSSAGRAGVVNNAKGFEVGFAPLPYYNDVIQQPLNSIIGGATLWTLKGRPEEEYKGVAKFYTYLQKPEVQADWHQFSGYLPITEAAYKLGQDQGYYAKNPGSDIGIKQLTRVTPTENSKGIRFGNYVQVRGIIDDEFAALLSGKKTAKEALDSVVTRGNEQLRDFQSANQ, via the coding sequence ATGAATAAGGCTGCTTGTTATCTATCCGCGGGCCTGCTGAGCCTGTCCTTGAGCGCGCCGGCCATGGCGGCAACCAAGATTCAATGGTGGCATGCGATGGGTGGCGAGAACGGTGCAAAACTGGAGGAGATCGCCAAGGGGTTCAACGCGTCGCAAAGCGACTACGAGATCGTTCCCGTCTTCAAGGGCACCTATGACGAAACCCTGACCGGCGCCATTGCGGCTTTTCGCGCCAACCAGCAGCCGGCGATCGTCCAGGTCTACGAGGTTGGAACAGGAACGATGATGGCCGCGCAAGGCGCGATCTATCCCGTGTATCAGCTCATGAAAGACGAAGGCGAGGCTTGGGACCAGAGCCAGTTCATCGCCCCGGTCGTCGGATACTATTCGGACACGAACGGCAACGTCCTGTCCCTGCCGTTCAATTCTTCGACCCCGATCATGTATTATAACAAGGATATCTTCAAAAAGGCGGGCCTTGATCCGGAAACGCCGCCAAAGACCTGGGCCGATGTCGAGGCATTTTCTCGCAAGATCATGCAGTCCGGTGCGGCCAAATGCGGTTTCACCAGCGCCTGGATCTCCTGGATTCAGACTGAGAACCTCAATGCGCTGCACGACAAGCCCTATTCGACCAAGGCCAACGGCTTTGGCGGCCTCGATGCAGAGTTCACCTTCAACAATGACCTGACGGTGCGTCATTGGGACAATTTGAAGAAGTGGCAGGACGAAGGCCTGTTCAAGTTCGGCGGTCCTGGCGGCGGCGACAATGCCCCGCCGATGTTCTATTCGCAGGAATGCGCCATGTACATGAACTCATCGGCCGGCCGGGCTGGCGTCGTGAACAATGCCAAGGGTTTCGAAGTCGGTTTTGCCCCTCTGCCCTACTATAATGATGTCATCCAGCAGCCTCTGAATTCCATCATCGGCGGCGCCACGCTGTGGACGCTGAAGGGACGGCCAGAGGAAGAATATAAGGGTGTCGCGAAGTTCTACACCTATCTGCAAAAGCCTGAGGTTCAGGCCGACTGGCACCAGTTCTCCGGCTACCTGCCGATCACCGAAGCGGCCTACAAGCTCGGCCAGGATCAAGGCTATTACGCAAAGAACCCTGGTTCGGACATCGGCATCAAGCAGCTGACGCGCGTGACCCCGACGGAGAATTCCAAGGGTATCCGTTTTGGCAATTACGTTCAGGTTCGCGGCATCATCGATGATGAATTCGCTGCCCTTCTGTCAGGCAAGAAGACCGCCAAGGAAGCGCTCGATTCCGTCGTCACACGCGGCAACGAACAGCTGCGCGATTTCCAGTCCGCCAATCAGTAG
- a CDS encoding sugar ABC transporter permease: protein MTRPATARWSLFLFVLPALAIYLAFAVLPLAASIVMSFFDTDSPGGRVFVGMANYYYLFTHPVTSARFWNALMNNCEFFLIHLIVEVPIGLLMAGLLTSGLLGRSEGIYRTLLFVPATLSVVIVGFIWRLIINPLWGLVGFPLLGNEMTALPTISLMSVWQYVGIPMLFLYSALLAVPEDIIEAARLDGAGNWRIFWKIKFPLIAPQFGLIVILTYIWTFNGFDLIFALNGSAPGPNYSTDILGTLFYRTFFGSSGQVADLDLGATVATVIFVIILLVTGAYFWLVQRRLQAHQI from the coding sequence GTGACACGTCCTGCGACGGCTCGCTGGAGCCTTTTTCTGTTTGTGCTGCCAGCGCTCGCAATCTATCTCGCCTTCGCCGTTCTGCCGCTCGCGGCATCGATCGTCATGAGCTTCTTCGATACGGATAGCCCCGGTGGTCGCGTGTTCGTGGGGATGGCAAACTACTATTATCTCTTCACGCATCCGGTCACGAGCGCCCGTTTCTGGAACGCGCTCATGAACAATTGCGAATTCTTCCTCATTCACCTGATCGTCGAAGTGCCGATCGGCCTGTTGATGGCCGGGCTTCTGACATCCGGGCTTCTCGGCCGTTCCGAGGGCATCTACCGCACGCTGCTTTTCGTACCGGCCACACTTTCGGTCGTCATCGTCGGCTTCATCTGGCGGCTGATCATCAATCCGCTCTGGGGCCTCGTCGGCTTCCCGCTGCTCGGCAACGAGATGACGGCCCTGCCGACGATCTCGCTGATGTCGGTCTGGCAATATGTCGGCATACCCATGCTCTTTCTCTACAGCGCGCTTCTTGCTGTCCCCGAAGATATCATCGAGGCCGCCCGTCTCGATGGCGCAGGAAACTGGCGGATCTTCTGGAAGATCAAGTTCCCGCTGATCGCTCCGCAGTTCGGCCTGATCGTCATCCTGACCTATATCTGGACCTTCAATGGGTTCGACCTGATCTTTGCGCTGAACGGATCCGCCCCCGGGCCGAACTACAGCACCGATATTCTCGGGACGCTGTTTTACCGAACCTTCTTCGGATCGAGCGGCCAGGTCGCCGATCTCGATCTCGGCGCGACGGTGGCGACGGTCATTTTCGTCATCATTCTTCTCGTGACCGGCGCCTATTTCTGGCTGGTCCAGCGCCGCCTCCAGGCCCATCAGATCTAG